From Pagrus major chromosome 18, Pma_NU_1.0, a single genomic window includes:
- the tmem265 gene encoding transmembrane protein 121 codes for MVPTPQVCVSTLVTVSTMAVVDLYLLEQSMLGSRGLPGPSVWQYAAVLLGDVGFLLALRFVSAGVVSEARSPRRGFANALWFLFLSLLQLKLFFVCHNYRQERRPPDPLARKTLTLLLSICLPSLFLILTGADHMTPQRRKQEVRGRLLWVVVDLLDVLDLQAGLWEAQGGAAAGTGGVVEPRLPIWAEGLVFFYCYALLLLLPCVALTELGATGLPGQRGPRKEALYPWLSLVTINIFTLALRGTGMLWYRDSRVSTVFLGKNLLALAVKLSSAWEKHKQERAAAGAGTVAGAEPGDSALPSQSSGQGEGQAQGKAPASHYHSLSRSQSHTLSHVSLEPTETPLGPSFISHEL; via the coding sequence ATGGTGCCCACGCCCCAGGTGTGCGTATCAACCCTGGTCACAGTGAGCACGATGGCAGTGGTCGACCTCTACCTGCTGGAGCAGAGCATGCTGGGATCGCGTGGTCTTCCAGGACCAAGTGTGTGGCAGTACGCTGCAGTGTTGCTCGGTGATGTGGGCTTCCTGCTGGCGCTGCGCTTCGTGTCGGCCGGTGTGGTGTCGGAGGCGCGGTCGCCACGTCGTGGTTTTGCCAATGCCCTCTGGTTCCTgttcctgtctctgctccagcTCAAGCTCTTCTTTGTCTGCCATAACTACAGGCAGGAGCGCCGGCCGCCCGACCCACTGGCCAGAAAGACGCTGACTCTGCTGCTGTCCATCTGCCTGCCGTCCCTGTTTCTCATCCTGACGGGGGCTGACCACATGACGCCGCAGCGCAGGAAGCAGGAGGTGCGGGGGCGGCTCCTGTGGGTGGTGGTGGACCTGCTGGATGTGCTGGACCTGCAGGCAGGGCTGTGGGAAGCCCAAGGAGGTGCTGCAGCGGGGACTGGAGGGGTTGTTGAGCCGAGGCTGCCCATCTGGGCCGAGGGCCTGGTCTTCTTTTACTGCTACGCCCTCCTGCTTCTGCTGCCGTGTGTGGCCCTCACAGAGCTGGGAGCCACCGGCCTGCCAGGACAGAGGGGGCCCCGTAAGGAGGCTCTGTACCCTTGGCTCAGCTTGGTCACTATCAATATCTTCACCCTGGCCCTGAGGGGCACAGGCATGCTGTGGTACAGGGACTCCCGTGTGTCCACTGTGTTCCTGGGGAAGAACCTGCTGGCTCTGGCTGTGAAGCTGAGCTCAGCCTGGGAGAAACACAAGCAGGAGCGCGCTGCTGCGGGAGCTGGAACTGTGGCTGGAGCAGAACCAGGAGACTCAGCTCTGCCAAGCCAGAGCTCGGGGCAAGGAGAGGGCCAGGCCCAGGGGAAAGCCCCTGCCTCTCATTATCACTCACTGTCTCGCTCTCAGAGCCATACTCTCTCCCACGTCAGCCTGGAGCCCACAGAGACGCCCTTAGGACCCTCTTTCATCTCCCATGAACTCTAG